The DNA sequence CGAGCGTGCTCGCGGTCGCGATGGAGTTGCGATTCGAGCTCGCTCGCCGACGTGAACCGCACCGTGCCCCGAATCCTCTCGTGAAAGAACAGTCGCAGGGTCGAGCCATAGATGTTGCGATCGAGCTCGAACAAATGGGTCTCGACCGAGTGCTCCTCGATACCGAAAGTCGGCCTCCGCCCGACGTGGGTCATACCCTGGTAGACTCGGCCGTTGACGAGGGAATCCGTCACATAAACACCGTCGCCCACGAGAACGTCTCCTTCCACCTCGAGATTCGCGGTGGGAAAACCCATGAGACGACCCCGCCCCGCACCTTCGACCACGCGGCCTTCCAGAAAGTAAGGCCGCCCCAGCATCGCCGCTGCCTCGTCGACCTGACCGCCCGCCAGGGTGACTCGAACTCGCGAGCTCGAGATCATCTCGCCGCGATGCATCGAAGCATGCACTTCGTGCACCACGAAACCGTGCTTGTCACCGAATGCCCGCAGGGAATCGAGGTCTCCCGAACGACGCCGACCGAAGCGAAAGTTCGCGCCCAGTACCAGCTCCCTGACTCGAAGGCGGCCGACCAGGATGCTCTCCACGAATTCACGAGGCTCGATCCGCGAGAACTCGAGAGTGAACGCGATGATCAGGAGCTCGTCGAGGCCGGTCGCTTCCAGAATCTCCTGTTTCGCCTTCGGCGTGAGGATGCGCTTGGGGGCCTCCGCCGGCCTCAGCACGCTGATCGGATGGGGCTCGAAGGTGACCGCGATCGCGTGGGTGCCGAGAGCCCGGGCGCGCTCCACGAGCAGATCGATGGCCCGACGGTGGCCGCGGTGTACGCCGTCGAAGTTGCCGAGGGTAACCGCCGGCCTGGCATCTTCCGGTAATCCTACGTCGGGGTAACGACTGACTCTCATGGCTGCGATCGCGACCCCTAAACCAGGAGGTCAGCGGCTCGAGGATCGTACCGAAGGCGTCGGCGCAAAGCTAACGTCGTCTGGAAGGATCTCTCGGGAGATGGAGAGGTAAGGAGACCCCGACGGGCCCAGTGCTTGAAGCGTGACACGGTCCGCTTGGGTCTCGTAACGAAACGATTGCCCGGACGCATCGGTGAGATCTTCGGGGGCGACGAGCGGCGGGGTGGTATTCACGAGGTCGTCGAGGCTTCCCGGATAGACGCCGAAAGTGAGATAGTAGCTCCGCAGTGCTGCAACCACGCGCTGCATGCGGGCGACGTCTCGACTGCGGGCTATGGTGGCGGCCTCCTCGCGCATGAAGCTCGGCCGAGGGGGAACGCGAAACGGCTCCCCCAGGGAAATGAGGAACCCGGAGGCCGCGAGCACCAGCACCGCCACGAGAGCGATCTTGCCCGCGGTCTCGCCTTGGGCCGGAACGTCGGCATGGGGGAGACCCGGGCTGACTGATTTCGCCTGTTCCTGGCCGGCGGCCACCACGAGTTTCCGGTCGACGAAGTCGAAGAGCGCCCGGCACACGTCGAAATCCGACAGACCGGTCAGCTCCATGACGGCGGCCACGGAACGCTTGCCATCGAGAAGCTTGTAGATCGTCCCCTCGAGCGGACTCAAAACGACCTCGGAGATGAGGGTAGCGGTACCGCCCCCCTTGCCGGAGAGCAAATCGAGCGAAGCTTCGAGCCCGCCCGCCTCTTCGGTGGACGACTCCTCGATCCGGATCTGATCCTTCGGAACGAGCGGGCGAAATACGAAGTCAAGCGACGGAATCCGCTTCTCGATGATCGGCCACTCGTCGACGCGCCGAATGCCTTCCATGAGGATGTGGTCCGTGCTGACCGGGCTCATGTTCTCGCGGTCGTAGTCCGCTCCCGCCGCGGGGTCGAAGTGATATCGTCCCGATTTCCAACGGAAGACTCGAAAGACGATCTGCTGGACCTGTTCGGAAAGAGCCGCTTTCAGATCATCGCGGCTGATGTACCCCTGATTGGTCAAGATGAAACCGAGACGTTGCATCGAGACCTTTTGCTTGGCGAGGGCATCCTCGAGGGCGTCTCGCCGAAGTGTCCGCTGTCGCACGAGGACGTTTCCCAGCAGGTCGTCGAGACGACGCACGGTGGAGTCGGCGTGGACGACCATCCCCTGCTCGAAGACGACGCTCACCGTCTCCCGCT is a window from the Vicinamibacteria bacterium genome containing:
- a CDS encoding DUF4388 domain-containing protein: MALSGTLKDFALPDIFQLIGMQRKTGLLTLENERETVSVVFEQGMVVHADSTVRRLDDLLGNVLVRQRTLRRDALEDALAKQKVSMQRLGFILTNQGYISRDDLKAALSEQVQQIVFRVFRWKSGRYHFDPAAGADYDRENMSPVSTDHILMEGIRRVDEWPIIEKRIPSLDFVFRPLVPKDQIRIEESSTEEAGGLEASLDLLSGKGGGTATLISEVVLSPLEGTIYKLLDGKRSVAAVMELTGLSDFDVCRALFDFVDRKLVVAAGQEQAKSVSPGLPHADVPAQGETAGKIALVAVLVLAASGFLISLGEPFRVPPRPSFMREEAATIARSRDVARMQRVVAALRSYYLTFGVYPGSLDDLVNTTPPLVAPEDLTDASGQSFRYETQADRVTLQALGPSGSPYLSISREILPDDVSFAPTPSVRSSSR
- a CDS encoding bifunctional riboflavin kinase/FAD synthetase produces the protein MRVSRYPDVGLPEDARPAVTLGNFDGVHRGHRRAIDLLVERARALGTHAIAVTFEPHPISVLRPAEAPKRILTPKAKQEILEATGLDELLIIAFTLEFSRIEPREFVESILVGRLRVRELVLGANFRFGRRRSGDLDSLRAFGDKHGFVVHEVHASMHRGEMISSSRVRVTLAGGQVDEAAAMLGRPYFLEGRVVEGAGRGRLMGFPTANLEVEGDVLVGDGVYVTDSLVNGRVYQGMTHVGRRPTFGIEEHSVETHLFELDRNIYGSTLRLFFHERIRGTVRFTSASELESQLHRDREHARRFFHARGRNLVL